The following proteins are encoded in a genomic region of Candidatus Methanomethylophilaceae archaeon:
- a CDS encoding tRNA-dihydrouridine synthase family protein: MNPNVSFFDINMGCPVPKVLRSGSGSALMSDPGRCGEIVRAVKAATGMPVTIKTRLGKSLESINFREILDATISAGADAVAIHARTVKERYTGQPHYDMVEGLQKELAVPLIISGNIYSLGDAI, from the coding sequence ATGAATCCTAACGTCAGTTTCTTCGACATAAACATGGGCTGTCCCGTGCCGAAGGTCCTCCGTTCCGGCTCCGGCTCCGCTCTGATGTCTGATCCCGGGAGATGCGGGGAGATAGTGCGCGCTGTGAAAGCGGCCACTGGGATGCCTGTGACGATAAAGACCCGTCTCGGCAAGAGCTTGGAATCGATCAATTTCCGCGAGATTTTGGATGCCACCATATCCGCAGGGGCCGATGCCGTCGCGATACATGCCAGAACGGTGAAGGAGCGCTATACCGGTCAGCCACATTACGATATGGTGGAAGGCCTTCAGAAAGAGCTGGCTGTCCCTCTGATAATCTCAGGGAACATCTATTCCTTGGGGGACGCCATATAG
- a CDS encoding DMT family transporter, translated as MPGKTVSAACTILCASIWGIIGVCTRSLSDAGMDSVQINAVKSVVCLAAIAIALLATDRGAFRINLKDVWVLVLAAATNVGMDVLYIQAQTMMDLSLAGVLLSTNCYFAIGISFLFFKDPITVKKVLAAIIGFAGCAFAVGLFTHNAEYTLLGISIGLGAGFGGALHAAFFKLSLEKGYSESTVLLYIFIFSVIMLVPFSDPVGTVGMAFSSAEALIASLAIGLAFTALPYYLYSKGLAGLDIGTVSILMFMETAMAAVAGLLFFDEGMSAHTLIGIAMILASIIILNKGVRDSGQSDGAQRDRGHRMITDDGIGSQDVEDRRCPRRWEGSFGAYVRFHLRKLQGFHEAFRGGSLHHRAHFFGRHNPRQRENRFHVRGLRAQLSHRAPIVREQSGRDRQGRLHRLEDES; from the coding sequence ATGCCTGGGAAAACGGTTTCCGCCGCCTGTACGATTTTATGCGCGTCGATATGGGGTATTATAGGCGTATGCACAAGATCCCTATCGGATGCGGGGATGGATTCCGTCCAGATAAACGCGGTCAAATCCGTCGTATGCTTGGCCGCGATAGCAATCGCTCTTCTGGCGACGGACAGAGGTGCCTTCCGCATCAATCTGAAGGATGTTTGGGTTCTGGTATTGGCCGCAGCCACAAACGTAGGCATGGACGTGCTGTACATACAGGCCCAGACGATGATGGATCTCTCCTTGGCCGGAGTGCTGCTGAGCACAAATTGCTATTTCGCCATAGGGATATCTTTCCTATTTTTCAAGGACCCGATCACCGTGAAGAAAGTCCTGGCCGCAATCATCGGTTTCGCAGGATGCGCCTTCGCCGTGGGTCTTTTCACGCATAACGCCGAATACACTCTGCTGGGAATATCCATCGGCCTCGGGGCGGGGTTCGGCGGAGCGCTCCATGCGGCATTCTTCAAGCTTTCTTTGGAGAAGGGGTATTCCGAATCGACGGTCCTGCTTTACATCTTCATCTTCAGCGTCATCATGCTGGTGCCGTTCTCCGATCCCGTCGGGACCGTCGGGATGGCATTCAGTTCTGCAGAGGCTCTCATCGCTTCCTTGGCCATAGGGTTGGCGTTCACCGCTTTGCCATACTATCTGTATTCCAAGGGTCTTGCCGGGCTGGACATCGGCACCGTATCCATCCTGATGTTCATGGAGACCGCGATGGCCGCCGTCGCCGGGCTGCTGTTCTTCGATGAGGGCATGTCCGCCCACACTCTGATCGGGATCGCGATGATATTGGCGTCGATAATCATCCTGAACAAAGGCGTCCGCGACTCCGGCCAATCGGATGGGGCACAGCGGGACCGAGGACATAGAATGATAACCGATGACGGCATCGGCAGCCAGGATGTGGAAGATCGGAGATGTCCCCGCAGATGGGAAGGCAGTTTTGGGGCCTATGTCAGGTTTCACCTTCGCAAGCTACAGGGATTTCATGAAGCCTTTCGGGGTGGCAGTCTCCATCACCGAGCTCACTTCTTCGGCCGGCATAATCCACGACAGCGAGAGAACCGGTTCCATGTACGTGGACTTCGGGCCCAATTATCCCACAGGGCTCCAATTGTTCGGGAGCAATCCGGAAGAGATCGCCAAGGCCGCCTGCATCGCCTCGAAGATGAATCCTAA
- a CDS encoding cation transporter encodes MAKTADANFEFQKIVAIVGTALMAIKFLAYFTTHSVSILTDALESIVNVVAAFIGLFALYISSRPADRSHPFGHGKIETVSSSVEGTLITVAGCMIILEAINRILHPGEIRELDIGLVLIAITAIVNFAVGRSAISRGTKSRSPALVASGKHLCSDTVSSVGIIIGLAALYGIQALGYEISWLDAAIAGAFGCVIIYTGVKVIRGCLNDFMDAADTDLIAEVTEAINGDRHYHWIDVYGLRIIKYGPNMFINMSAVLPRMMPLRLVQDELSEVETTLREKYGDSAEVSINPVPCTDLSCRYCRYSCSERKERFVCELAWTPQTLCCINPHIDKKASIINIDATD; translated from the coding sequence ATGGCAAAAACCGCGGACGCGAACTTTGAATTCCAAAAGATTGTGGCGATCGTGGGCACCGCGCTCATGGCCATTAAATTCTTGGCATATTTCACCACCCATTCAGTATCCATACTGACGGACGCGTTGGAATCAATAGTCAACGTCGTGGCTGCATTCATCGGGCTTTTTGCCCTCTACATATCCTCTCGCCCAGCCGACAGGTCCCACCCTTTCGGACATGGAAAAATCGAGACTGTTTCATCATCGGTTGAAGGGACGCTGATAACGGTCGCCGGATGCATGATCATTCTTGAAGCCATTAACAGGATATTGCATCCCGGCGAGATCAGGGAGCTGGACATCGGTCTGGTCCTCATAGCCATCACCGCCATCGTCAATTTCGCTGTCGGGAGGTCTGCGATAAGCCGCGGAACCAAAAGCCGTTCCCCTGCTCTCGTAGCCAGCGGAAAGCACCTATGCTCTGACACAGTGTCTTCGGTCGGAATCATAATCGGGCTCGCGGCGCTTTATGGGATCCAGGCGCTGGGATACGAGATCTCCTGGCTGGATGCCGCAATCGCCGGGGCATTCGGATGCGTGATAATCTACACGGGCGTGAAAGTCATCAGAGGATGCCTGAATGATTTCATGGACGCCGCAGACACGGATCTCATAGCCGAGGTTACGGAAGCCATCAACGGCGACAGGCATTACCATTGGATCGACGTCTACGGGCTGAGGATAATCAAATACGGCCCGAACATGTTCATCAACATGAGCGCGGTGCTCCCCAGGATGATGCCGCTGAGATTGGTCCAAGACGAGTTGTCGGAAGTCGAGACGACTCTCAGAGAGAAATATGGGGATTCGGCCGAAGTATCCATCAATCCCGTCCCCTGCACCGACCTGAGCTGCCGCTATTGCAGGTACTCATGCTCCGAAAGGAAAGAACGCTTCGTATGCGAACTCGCATGGACACCCCAGACGCTCTGCTGCATAAACCCGCACATAGACAAGAAGGCATCCATCATCAATATAGACGCAACCGATTAA